Part of the Diceros bicornis minor isolate mBicDic1 chromosome 2, mDicBic1.mat.cur, whole genome shotgun sequence genome is shown below.
agtacTTCCCTACAAGATGCTTATTAGTTACAAAGGAATAAATAGCAATTTCACAGTGgaaaacctggcagacaccaccttaccAAGAGATCAAAGTTAACACTGTCAGTAATGAGACATATTGAAATCATGTACCTCTGGTATGATGCACCAAGAAGGACATAGCATCGCTTCTGTGATGTTCCTGCCCAAAGTGcataacctcaatctaatcatgaAGAAGCATCCAACTGAAATTTAGGGACATTCTACAGTTCTCTCAAacctgtcaaggtcatgaaagacaaagcaagactgaggaactgtcccAGAATGGAGAGGCTAAGGAGACAcaacaaccaaatgcaatgtgggattCTGCTTTAGATCCTGGACCAGAGAAAGGACACTAGTCGGACAATTAATTGGTGATATTTGAATAAGGTCTATAGATAATAGTATTgtgtcaatgttaatttcctggtttagatcattgtactgtggttatgtaagatgttaacattaggggaagctggctGACGTGTATACAGAAATCGGTGCACTGGTTTTGCCagtctaaaaattattttaaaataaaaaagtttaaaaaaaggagaagatcAGGAAGGAGCCCAGGTTCTAGAACTTAGCTGTGCCCCAGGATGGAACCTGGACTCTGTGACTTTTGTTGGGCAGCTCCCTGGGCCTTATTCTCCCTGTTGGTAACTAGCATTTGCCCTGGAGAGACTTGGAAACCACCACTTGGAAGGTCCCCTTTTCCCCTCTGTTGGAGTGAGAACACATCTCAAGCTTGGCCTCCACTCTGGGTGGCCTATGGACCCAAGGGAAAGGCAAATGTCTAAGTCCGAGTCCACTTCTCTGGGGAAATTCAGTTCTCATCATGCCTGTCTGAGGTAggtaccacccccacccccaatacaGATgtgaaaaccaaggctcagagagatgaagcgACCATCTCTAGGTCACACAGCAACTACACAGAGCCAAATTCAAGCCCAGCTTTGTGTGACCCCAATGCCAGTGCCTGTAACCACCTGGCATTATTCTATTATTGCTCAATTCTAGTAGGGGCAGCAGGCATTCACCAAGCGcctgctgtgtgtcaggctgTCAGTGGGGCTGGAGGTGAAGGTGGCTGAGACATTGACCCTGGACCACGGGTGCTGTCCTGGTGAAGAGGTACCCTCATACTGCCAAGCACACGGCAGGCAGTGCGTCGCAcatacatattcattcattcagtctctGCTCttgcctggccctgggctcaggCTGGTGGGTCAGATATGGCCCTTGCCCTGGGAGCTCAAGACCCAGTAGGGGAGCAGACAAGTAAGCAAACAGACAAGGCAGCTAGCTATACAGAGATACATGCCGTGATGGGGGTGGCAGGGGGAGAAGAGGAGGTGAAGAGGGAAGATGGTTTGGAAAGTCTGAGAGATGAGAATATTGCTGACACTATGGGTGATGCAGACACCACAGTACTTGGAGGGATTTTGGTCAGAGAAGTAGAATTGGGGAAGGGTGGAAGTGGGATCCTGTTGGAGAAGTGTCAGGATCAGTGAAGCTGGAGGTTGGGAAGGCTGCCTCGATAGGGGACAGAGTAAGCAAAGGCCTGGAGATCTGGGACTGAGGCTATTAGTGTCCTCAGCCTAGCTGCTGGGGAATCGTTCCAGAGAGGTGTGGTTGAGGACACATGTTTGCTAAAGTAATGAGGCTATCTTTGGAGGGGATGCTCCTTCATGGGCGGGGGGCAGTTGAGCTTGACTCATTTTCAATGAAGGGAACAGCTTGTGGCTATGCAGCCAAGGTGGGGCTGGGGCGGATGCAAAGGGGTGCCTTAAAGCAGGATGTGTGCAGGCTGCTCTCTGAAGAGCGGAAGAGCTTAGGAAGAAGAATCACTCCCTCTGCACTTCCCTGAGGAAGAAGGACGCAGGCGCTGCTGCTCTCCTCCTGGGCACGGGGTGGACGTCTCTGGGCAAGTGAATCTCGCGCTGGTAGGTTATGGCCATTCTTTTGCAAACATTCACACTCTCTCCTTGTGCCCCACTATCCTCTCTTGCTACCTCTCCACATTCTCAGCCCCCTCCTTCTGCCTCAAACAGTCCCAGGATCCCCTCTCATCCATCCCAGCCTGAGCCGAGTGTCACTTTAGGGCCTGGAAGGGAAGCAAGAGTTATGTGCCAGATACTCgtttaattattataaaaactCCAAGAAGGAggcattttataggtgagacaactaaggctcagagaggtgaagtaatttgcCTAGAGTGACTCAGCCATTAAGAAGTGGACCAATCTATTCTGTTTGTTCTTCCATGCTATACCATGCTGAGTGTACCACCCTCCCTGGGGGTAGTGGGGATTATAGTTGTGTTTTTGAACCTAGCATAAGCTGAAATACAAATGTTAGGAGCTCTAGGGGTGAAATGTCAGGcaacagggagagaagcaaaaaagaaaaaagccgaAATGATTTGGGAAAGTTGTAAAAATCACACCTTCTGCGGCTGCAGCTTCCTGAAGAATCAGGCTCTAAAATTGCTTAGTTTTTATTAACTGAGCTAAGCTTTGGGAGGAGGGGTTGCTGTGTGATTTTATCTATGTCACAAACGTCCTCATTTCCCGATAAGAACCAGGAAACATTGAGTGATGTGGGGTCCCAGGGAGCGTGGGGAGCAGGCGGGCCTCACATATCCCAGGGAGCAGGAGGCAGTGTATCTATCAGGAGGCTTCAAGGGGCCCCCTGCCCCACTGGGACTGGACAAGGCCACTCTATTCCAGCCAGGCTCTGTGATTCCACACATCCAGGGAGGGTTAGTGCAGCAGACGGGGCTCTGGGCATGAAAACAGACAAGATACATGCAAGTGTTCTCAAGGGTTATTTGGGGGTAGATGGGGGTTGGATTACGGTGAGTTTTTTAGCCTCtgtcctatttttttcttatatttacacATTTTACATTGAGCATATGTTACTTTTGTAATCaggaaaaatacatattaaaaaagtaaagagagaatgtgtgtaattgttaccagatacatacccaggttctttacctgccacacaagaggggccaaacaAAACTAGAAccccaggcttatggcaaggaaagagtttttatttcgggtaACGTCAGCCAGGAGActagagctctcaaatttgtcccgtctctctgaaagatgggaggcaaaggGTTTtcaaggttgtgaggaatgtagctgcttgtagggagggggagcctgtggccttgctggtcagcgctttcccgtcagcctgcatttggccttgtgaggctgctggccaGGAAGAGGatggtgagataagggaatcacaggtgggtgtccttcaacCGTCTCCAGATCTGAGAaactttagcttcttgatatcagtttccctgtaacaaacctcaagaactagTAATTAGCCGAAACTTtagtgtgagcccagcttgaggccacctgggcttttaacaatttataattttatctgccttgtgaagttcagggatacaaaggtttaaaaaaccaatatttacatatgaatgtaacttagagaagcaaggaaagaggatgagtgcttttggttttaaccccatatatgctgggtttaatataggggaactgatatcagggccggcaTCACGATGGTCCAGGACTCAGTGATCAGGGCTCTAAGGTCAGCTCTGCCTGGCTTGTGGTGTGGCCCTGGGCTTCCTGTGAAACTAGGGAGGTGACACCTGCTGCTTCTTCACAAGGGAGCCAGGAGCACTTGCAAGGACCTGGATGTAAAAGAGCCTCGGAAGTATGTCAGGACTGGTTACTATTGTTTTCATTGTGTTTTATACATCACGACGAATCCAAATGTGATGCTGCCCATGGTGGACCAAGCAGAGAGCAGCTGTCCCTCCTGTGAGTCTGAGGAAAGGGCCCACAGCGGCAGAGCTCCCAGTGTTTAGTCCAGGACTCCAGCTCTGGAGCCAACTGCAGGGACTTCATTTCCAATCCTGCGGGACacttgctgtgtgtccttgggcacgTTATTctcccactctgagcctcagttcctcatttgtaaaatggaaataacaatagTGCTTGTCTCCAAAGCCTGTTGTGAATAGTAAGTAcatgaatacatttaaaatttgacaGAAGGGGACCACAACTGGCTTGATATTTCCTTTGAGAGGCAATGTAACAGTGTTTAAGAGAATGGACTCTGGGTTTCAGTTCCTGGCTCTACTACTcgcttgctctgtgaccttgggccagttccctaacttctctgtgcctcagtgtcctcagctgtaaaatggggctgataaTAGTACTTAACTTCTATAAGGtaaatgtgaggattaaattagttaaaatatgTAAAGCTCCTTGCCCTATCACCCAGCACACCATCAGGGAGGGCTCCGTGGTGTTAGCTGTTATAATGTTTGCACCAGATCTAATTCTCACCAAATCCTTtgctgtattatttattttacaggtgagaaaacaggcTCGTGGAAGTCAAGGGCTCTGGGACGGAAGCCCTGACTTTGTCTTGGAGCTGGCAGGGCCTGAAGGTTTAAGCCCAAGGGCATCCCAAACTGAGCAGTGAGGTGGAGACCTGGCTCTGCCCCCTGAGTTGGTCATTCATGAGTTCTCTCCCTGCGTGCCATTGTCGTGGCACTGACTTCTTTCCTCGTGTCCTCATTGTGTGGCTCTCAGTTCCTTTTCCTGTTTCCATTCATGCACAATCAGCCCCCCATCAGCCTTCCATTCTGGTATCCTGAGCGATGGCAGCCTGGTCTTCTGTTACTTCTCCATCTCTAGTCCCCATCCTTCACCCCTGTCTTTTAATGAGCTAGCCCAGACTctggacctgggttcaaatcccagctctgctacttattagctgtgtggccttaggaaagtttcttagcctctctgtgactcagtttcctcatatgtaaaatagatataataatagtatctgcctCAGAGTGTTATTGcaaggatgaaatgagttaatgcatgttAAGTTCTGAGAACAGAGCCCGGCCCATAGTAAGTGGTTATGTAAGTggtgggtattattatttttgtagttATTATACACTGAGGAGTTTACTATCTGGTGTTTTCCCAAACCCAGGAAGAAGTAAATAGAGAAATCTTAACACTGTTACCAGTTCCCCCAAAGGCAAGTTTTCTGCCACATATGCCCCAACACCAGAGTGCTTTCTGCAGCTGGACACTGTGGTCGAAGTGTGAGTCACTTCACAATTCCTGCCTAAACTTTGCTAGCCACAGCTTGGCCAGGAATGCAGGATGGAATGCCAGAGTTATAGGCAGAGAGAGACCCATCCCAAGCTGAGCCAGGGTGGAGTCCAGGCTTTGGGACTCCATCTCCACCCCAGTCCTCCCAAAGCAGTCAGGGGATCCTCCTGAGGCAGGGAGCTGGGGGTGGCTACAGGGCGCATTCCATGACTCTGGTCCAGGGAGGCTATGCCAGCTGGAGGCTGCACTTGAACATTGCTCAAGTGGAAACAGTGGCGGCTCTGGGCTGGTCATGCTCCAGGGTCACAGGCTCTCAAGGCCACTGGGGCGGAGCTGGCCCAAGCTGAGGAAACAACTCACAGAAGGAGGGGTCTTGGTTCAGCTGTGTCTGGGGCACcagtgggggaggcagaaaaCCAGGCAAGGGAGAAATGAGGcgagagaagaagggagggagaggggtgacTGTGCTAACTCCATGATCATTTGTTGAATGGCTCTCAGATGCCAGCCCTACGCTGGTGGGTTCCAACCCCTGGGAATTCCCAGTCTAGCAGAGGAGGCAAGTGATCCTCAAAAGTGACTACTTCCAGGAGGTGGATACTAAGGCTGAGGAGTGACCTTCTGTGAGTGACTGGGGGACTGGGGCAGGGGTTGCACCAGGCCAGTGGCCCAGGCAGGCTTCTGGGAGGGGAGGATTTAGGTTGCATTTTAAAGGATATGATTTCCAAACTGTAAGGAAGCTAGCAAAATTACTGTTCACTAGAAGTGATCTTAAATGTTATTCTTGGTTTTACTTTCTGAAAGCTGGTGTGGCCTCTTGGGGTCACGTTTgatcttgtttatttgttcactGGTATCAGCTGCACTGTGGGCAGCACACTCAGCATGAGAGGGGACCTACACGTGACCCTGTCCTCAGGGCCTCTtggctggggaggagggcagctgTGGGGTTGATGTGGAAGGTGGAAGAGGGAAGGTGGTGAAGACACAGACGGAGACAGCAACACAGGCAGGGTTTGATCAAGCTCCATGGGGTCCAGATCAGGGGCATGCTGGTAAAGGTTTAACAGCCAGCTCTCAGCATTCTGGGGGAGAGGAGGCACACGCCAGGGGGAAGGGAAGCTCCAATTTGTAGTGTTTTCcttggtgtaaatattcccagcatgaccaatttcaagctacccgTTTAACATTACTGAATGCAGAATTAGTTAATTCATGATCGTTTGTTGAATGCCTCCCAGATGTTGCCTAACTGTTTTTCACAAGCCTGTAGGAGCCAGGTCCAGCACATTGCTGACTTTGAATCTTCTCTGCCATTTGTTGCTGAGGCCAGAAGTCCTACTATCAGAGGCTCATCTTTCAAATTCAAGTTTGGTCCACGTTGAAAAGGGGAGCTGGGGGAAAGGGTCACCAGTCCTACCTTCTGTTGTTAGGGCCGTCCAATCCTGGGTCCATTTGCTGATGTGAAGCCATGGGCAATTGGGCTTCAActctctaaatctcagtttcctcgtctggaaAACGGGCATCATAACAGCACTGCTTCCCAGGActatggtgaggattaaatgagaaaattacaCGTGAGCTCACAGAAGGAGCTCAGCTGACATGGCTGCCTTCCCGACTAGATGGACGTAACAATCTCCTCTCTCTCATTGCCTCAACTGCGACTTCTCTGAGAGGCCTTGGGAGGTGAGCCCTGGATCCTCAGGAAGAGACATTGCTCTCCAGCCAGAGGTTCTTGCTAAGTCaaagctggggccagcccaggccaGCAGCCTcaggaagtcaccaagaggatgATGTTATTGCCCCAGAGAAGCTGTGGTTTGCCTCTGTGAGCTTGGCTTCACTGTAGGGGAAGCTCAGCTGACCATGCCCTTGCTGTCCCTCCTCCTTAAAGCCTCCCTCTCTAGCCTTTATATAGTTCTCTGGATTCCCCAAAGGTTCCACTGCAGAGCTTCGTCTGGGGTTGCTTTACTACCTGCTAATCCATACTAGGAAGTGAATAACTGACACCCCCACTCATTCCTCTCAAGATGTTGCTGGACAAGCCAAATGAATTCAGGCAACAAGGAAAAGTAGTgaaaacacaaaaggaaaaacagaaccgGGCGAGAGGGCCAATTAAGGATGGGGTAACAGAGacctgaagggcagtcaggaacATGGGGTTCATAGCGCAGTGCAGCCACTGACTACTCACTGCACGCTTTGCACAGGTTGTTCCCCTTCTTTggctctcagtttccccacatgtAAGTTGAAGGAGGTGGACACAATGCACTCTCACTCCCTCAGTCTGAGGTTCTGAGGGCAAAAGGGTCACAAGAAGTGTATTACCTATTGCCACTGTATCAAATTACCACAGATtccgtggcttaaaacaacataaatttattatcttaaagttCCAGAGGTCAGCAGTCTAGAATGGGTCaccagggctgcattccttctggaggctcgggggagaatctgttccttgcctcttctagcttctagaggctgcctgcattcattgtgttgtggctgcatcactctgacctccGTTTCCGTCGTCACATCTTCTTCTGTGATTTGGAcacccctgcctccctcttaaggacccttatgattacattgggcccacctaaataatccaggatactctcccaatctcaagatctttaacttaatcacatctgcaaagtcctttttgatatataaggtaacatactcacaggtttcagggattaggatgtggatatctttggggggccattattctgctgaACATATGGAGGCTGCATTTTGCAAGGAAGCTCAATAATGGCGTTGGGGCATTGATGGTGGACTCTACAGAGGCTAGACCAGCCAATGAGGGAAATATCCTGGGCAACCAAGACCTTCTGAGCCCAAATTACACCTTTCTCCAGTGGCCCCTTTCAGTAACTACTGGATAGGGCAGAACAGAGGCGGAAGATAAGatgggaccagggacaaggcacTGTTCCTGGAGTCTGAAGTCCCGGGACCCAGATGCAGCTCAGCCAGTGACTTCCTACAGGAGTGTGGAAAAGTTGCTTTGCTCCTGAGTTAAATGGGGCTGACAGTTCCCTCCTGGTTTGCCTTACAAGACTACCACAGTGGATATGAAGGTGCCTGGCCAATTGTTGTGTGCACATCGGTGCTAGCTGCTGTTGTCATCGTTGTTGGTATTATTGGTAAAAGTGATGGGAGGGGCTGGTGGCCCCAGAGGTCAGGAGGACATGGAGAGATTCCCAGAGTGAAAGATCAGGAGGCCAGAGGCCCTAAGAGGGAAGAGAACAGAGTGTTTCAGGTGGAGGGGGCCTTGTAAAAGTGGCCTGGTCCAACCGTGAAACCTGCTGACGCTGGCCTCTGGCTTTGATCAAAGCAATCATCAGACTTGGCTGTTGGTTAAAGCAAAAGTCAGAGACTTTGAGAAGCCAAGTCAGGATCAAGGTCAGTGCTGACAGATCAGAAGAGCTGGTGTTTAATTAGTGGCAGCTGCTGACTAATAAGCCCTGATCAGGCCCAAGTGCAGAAGAGCACTCCCTCCTTCCAACCCCAGCAGCTCACAGACTTCCAACACCAGCCATGTGCTGGGAGTGTCCTTACTGCTACCCAGGAAAGGTGGGGGCTCAGGGACAGGAGACCCCAGAAGCACAGCAGGGGAATGGAGGACCCAGGAAAGGAAGGCACAGAGCCAAGTTCCTGGGGCGAGTCAGGAGCAGAGCCCTGTTTTAGGTAAAGCTGCCCAGGCTGAGCtcctggggtggggacagggcatGAGTATGATTTTCTCCAATATTTGGCCCAGACGCCATTTGACAGGAGCCCCAGGGTAGGGCAGAGGCTCAAGGAGTAGGAGGACTCCAGGGCTCCCCTGGGAGATGTTCCACCTCAGCAGCTTTGGATATTTCCATCAGCTGTGGGGTCACAGTGTCACAGATACTAGAAGGGTCAGCTGAAGGCCTGAGTCaacatttctttcaaaattctgcctggaaaaaaatagacaaaacttcTACTAGGAAGGACTGGGGAAAATGTTTGCAATATATATGCAAAAAGCTAAAATCCTTGCTATATAAAGCCTCTCATAAAATGAGAATCCCTCCCATTAAAACAATAAATCATTTATAGAAGAAATATAAACTGGCATAGAACGTATTAAAAAGTTCAGTCTCACTTGaatcaaagaataaaaagtaaaatgcaaaGCTACAAGGTGGAGTTGATTTGTATTTCTTGGTTTGTGGCCCATTATCATCACCAGCCTACAGGCCCCACTCTGGTGGCTGTGCACGATTGCCTGCTTGGGCCacatattcttttttatctctttcctcttgCCTCCCCAAACCCTCTTCCCCACTGGGGAACAATCTAatgtctctctccttctggaacacaGAACAGGATTGAGCATAACCCTTGGTTCATGATAGACTCTGTCACTGGTTCACGTGAgtctcccttttaaaaattatttttaataacacaattaaaacccaggaaaccgCTGCCCCAGAGGGAACTTGACCATGGACAGTGACTTGCCCCCATCCCATGCCTCTGGCTTCTCCTGCCCAGGCAGCTGCCATCTTGAATCCTGTGGCTGTCATTCCCCTGctttctctttcatctctttgaacTCCttcaaagtatatatatatatatttgtttcatttgtcttaattttattaaaagagtatcatttatatatattttaatgggaCTTGGAGATAATGGAGATATTCAAAAGGCAGTAAGGAGGTAAAGACTCAcagggtggtggtgaggggggTGAGGAAGGAATCTGGATGTCTCCCACGTTTCAGTCTTAGGTGACTGAATAGGTAGTTCTGCCATTCAGTTAGACAGAACAGGAGAGGAGGAGATGGtgggaagatgatggactcagtGCTGGGCACAGCAATAAtgtaagctaacatttattgagtgcctactctgttcTGGGCACTCTTTGTAGAACTTGAAGTGCTCTACAAGAATGATCACATTTAAGCCTCACAAGAATCTCATGAAGTAGGAACtattaatattatcattttaaagatggggaaacagaAGGATGGAAAGGTTTACTAGGTTCTGAGTCTATCAACATGATGGATCACACCTTTCTGCTACTAACCTAGAAATactggataaaatatttttaaaatattaaatatttataaatgaaaatattgacataaaactaaatatttataaataaaatattttaaaaataacaaaagtaaGGGAAATCCTCAGGTGATAGAAGTAAAGAAAGCTTAAAGTCTTTTGGACATCCTAGAGAGGTAGCAAAAGTGGGTTTGGAGAGAGGTAGGGAACGTCTGGTTTCATCTTATTTCTCTCATACTACTCTCTGGTCCACAGAGCTCCAGGACTGGGAGTGTCCTCCCAACATGGCTGCCACGGCCTCCCCTCTGCCGCTCGCCACCAATGTCGCTAGTTCTGAGAACAGCAGCTACTTCTACGACTATGACTACTacctggaggaggtggccttcATGCTCTGCAGGAAGGATGAGGTGCTGTCCTTTGGCAAAGTCTTCCTGCCAGTCTTCTACAGCCTGATCTTTGTGCTGGGCCTGGGTGGGAACCTCCTTCTTCTAGTGGTCTTGCTCCAGTATGTGCCTCGCAGGCGGATGACTGAGGTCTATCTGCTAAACCTAGCCATCTCCAACCTCTTGTTTGTGGTGACACTGCCGTTCTGGGGCATCTCCGTGGCCTGGCACTGGGTCTTTGGGAGTTTCTTGTGCAAGATGGTGAGCACCCTTTATACCATTAACTTCTACAGTGGCATCTTCTTCATTAGCTGCATGAGCCTGGACAAGTACCTGGAGATCGTCCATGCTCAGCCTCACCACAGGCTGAGGACCAGGGCCAAGAGCCTACTCCTTGCTGCCACAGTATGGGCTGTGGCCCTGGCTATCTCCATCCCTGACATGGTCTTTGTGCAGACACATGAATACCCCACAGGTGTGTGGAGCTGCTATGCGGATTTTGGAGGGCATGGGACCATCTGGAAGCTCTTCCTCCGCTTCCAGCAGAACCTCCTGGGGTTTCTCCTTCCACTCCTTACCATGATCTTCTTCTACACCCGCATTGGCTCTGTCCTGGTCAGGCTGAGGCCCCCAGGCCAGGGCCGGGCTCTGAGGATAGCCATAGCCCTGGTGGTGGCCTTCTTTGTGCTATGGTTCCCATACAACCTCACCTTGTTTCTGCACTCACTGCTGGACCTGAAAGTCTTTGGGAACTGCAAGGTCAGCCAGCACCTGGACTATGCACTGCAGGTGACAGAGAGCATCGCCTTCCTTCACTGCTGCTTCACTCCCATCCTCTATGCCTTTTCCAGCCGTCGCTTCCGCCAGTACCTGAAGGCTTTCCTGGCCACAGTGCTCAGATGGCACCAGACACCTCGCCCTGCCCAGGCTCCACCGTCCAGCTGTTCTGAGAGTAGCAGGCTCACTGCCCAAGAAGAAATGACCAGCATGAATGACCTTGGGGAAAGGCAGGCTGAGGACCCCCCCAACAAGCGGGATGTGGGGAAAAATTAAGCCTGAGTGGCCATACCACAGTCTGGTGACAGCAGATGGGACCCAGCTCAGTTGGGCATCCACTTAAAGTCCTCTCTCCAAGGGCCTCAGTGACCATGTTGCTAAACCCAGTGGTCAGTTCTCAGTTCTCCATTCTCAGCCAACAGCAGCATTTGCTCACTCCTGCCTTTTTCCTCCACTTTCTTCATTGCCTTCCAGGACACCATACTCTCTTGCCTGCATTGCTGCAATAGCTTCTCAACTGATCTCTGCACTTCCTTTCGTCATGCTCCCCTATCATCTAATCTGCatccagcagccagagtgatcaaGAGACCCTCAGCCCTCACTCCTCATCTCCCTCAGAGTAGCCTGAGGCCTGCCACCCACCAGGCTGCCCCTTCCCTGTAGCTCAGCTGGGGGAATATTGTTGCAATATTTTTGAATATTGTATCCTTGATGGTGGCACTAGGGTCTGGCAATCAGGAGGTGCCAGAGGTGCTCCACCTGGGGAACTGCCCAGGAACATGGGAGTCTACAGGTGGGAGGCAGAGTGAACACGTGTTCCTGGGGGTCCAGGAGGATacgcctccctctgcctcccatttccccctctcAGGAGCCTTCAGGGCTCCCTAGAGCCGGCACAATCAAGTCCAAAATATTTGTCCAACTTCAAGGCTGGAGCTTTCACAAGTAGAATCCCGTACACTGTTTCACCTTTCTACTCCTCCACACCCCTTTTCATTTCCTGGATGCCAGGCACCCCTTGCTGTTTCTGGCACCTTCCCACCACTATGCTTTTGTGCTTGCCGGCTCCCTCATGTCACAGGGATCGTTTTC
Proteins encoded:
- the ACKR2 gene encoding atypical chemokine receptor 2, whose product is MAATASPLPLATNVASSENSSYFYDYDYYLEEVAFMLCRKDEVLSFGKVFLPVFYSLIFVLGLGGNLLLLVVLLQYVPRRRMTEVYLLNLAISNLLFVVTLPFWGISVAWHWVFGSFLCKMVSTLYTINFYSGIFFISCMSLDKYLEIVHAQPHHRLRTRAKSLLLAATVWAVALAISIPDMVFVQTHEYPTGVWSCYADFGGHGTIWKLFLRFQQNLLGFLLPLLTMIFFYTRIGSVLVRLRPPGQGRALRIAIALVVAFFVLWFPYNLTLFLHSLLDLKVFGNCKVSQHLDYALQVTESIAFLHCCFTPILYAFSSRRFRQYLKAFLATVLRWHQTPRPAQAPPSSCSESSRLTAQEEMTSMNDLGERQAEDPPNKRDVGKN